One Halichoerus grypus chromosome 1, mHalGry1.hap1.1, whole genome shotgun sequence genomic region harbors:
- the IQCF2 gene encoding IQ domain-containing protein F2, whose amino-acid sequence MGIRFCTHGNLILIVTEDVEEVIELKKRKKQKLKKSLETKTNAASEIQAWWRGTLVRRTLLHAALRAWIIQRWWRQTLENLLQKKRREALVTYANTVRAVVKIQSLVRMWRIHWRYCQVLNAIRVIQCHWECHNCYTCALLRGHCVVTATHLQFHIEIINS is encoded by the exons ATGGGGATCCGATTTTGT ACTCAtggcaatttaattttaattgtaacTGAAGATGTTGAGGAAGTAATTGaattgaagaagaggaagaagcagaaactCAAG AAAagtttagaaacaaaaacaaatgcagcCTCAGAGATTCAGGCCTGGTGGCGTGGCACCCTGGTACGCCGAACATTGCTGCATGCAGCCCTCAGGGCCTGGATCATTCAGCGCTGGTGGAGGCAGACCTTGGAGAACCTGCTGCAGAAGAAGCGAAGGGAAGCCCTGGTTACCTACGCAAATACAGTGAGGGCAGTGGTCAAGATCCAGTCTTTGGTCCGTATGTGGCGTATCCACTGGCGATACTGTCAGGTGCTCAACGCCATCCGTGTCATCCAATGCCACTGGGAATGCCACAACTGCTATACCTGTGCTCTCCTTCGGGGCCACTGTGTAGTCACAGCCACTCACCTACAGTTCCACATTGAGATCATCAACTCCTAA